A genome region from Penicillium psychrofluorescens genome assembly, chromosome: 3 includes the following:
- a CDS encoding uncharacterized protein (ID:PFLUO_005307-T1.cds;~source:funannotate), giving the protein MAKIYKDTRVDLRPYAPSTAVHIQIPTESAPRRPRFSISSTTDHEPPVAKDEDEFARRYLATQGDVYFRKRKVYPRTFLWRVINDNRVLEIQCADLTKSATEHSEYNVTLRMDFQEPIIPSGVAFADLEDHEILHVFVITASKQLHTLSLRPEFFRRTAAIDENVTEWCKSCVPAPLAFSYPHRLHASSPLELFISLENGALLRLTRRAGDDGSHWSPLTFDERTWGASIRGLVRWNSQASIKHNGRSLDPNVANAIATTSDETYVFAVCLNHTLKIWNLATNKLAATKDLLGRPIQDPETVLYTLSPADSSFIRVFNAERAMDGNDRFYIVTYSPFEDGRFKFWAAKGGLTSDLVIEELFADAVFRPVDPDDTGNMFWSVADFQVKPMEEGKGMELWVLWRNHGLYQLYTLHFDLQTLVADWSTNWVSTTFETHRQESLPAPALDDVSDPTEKWLDYILKPNRYSPEVLETALAVYQEALKPLSSSSSGVLKKSGPLPERLCSTVAATVSLRKYAEDEMDYTRYRVDTDAKWRQFWQVADDLNKRRFEPVSLAYDFYFEMPWVLLSDACAVIRECSTAELLLHNEGADIREEAPKVMDRWRHRNLSSELGNLFEEASSLMRVASDFHKKFSTELDAACRAALDAEIFSEPSSSITDRMDLFRERSEFSDQISNKTFDSLVSDLNDCLEDAYNLPGDVFDAVIDTLPLGFHGKDSELISTYFGARMAVSGAQETILQTRQVLFDLLILVTFVDGEMEQGKNSTFDAASLFSTLIGLLREYEMMSWLSSKIRKCPDHITMDASAPVFSLKDTSTKTKNQRTATILEDLFVTDIKPRQLFGIPQSYALTLGIRDVLSWVTRQGEVSYPNALAYIQCDLIARNDIDLAWDFLRFQASTSWATYVKGRLHVAVSEFDTAAIYFRKAAYLLSCGKPLGNLHEMSSTLLDLVSVDCFHNGIPKYYQHILSIFEQVRSFSHVADFASLALQALDSESWSEQDPEYTSMRTDLLSRLFHASLKTCQFDQAYSALARYQDLALQKSALGSLISNILALSGPGSVGIKQILRFPTSLVPNIASHVDEILVSLTRKQTSFVSWLDTDNNWADSAPDYHRILQAYRIARSDYRGAAEIAYRNVQRLRQTRDTPSSAVARKGRKEIDESARPLVEEDDAESKEIRHELLSLINLLASVDKSEAYILVETGASATSLPATSSSVATSPERHRSTQADDDGNVFMDDVDMRSPSPSATRRRSSSAASFPNGGRRDSRSSAGGGSSSRAGVRGGVTFKIPASNEPPQRRVIVTLEHLRREYQSELDRVSRIERGDWEFGLLGDDVEVDHDETMVLS; this is encoded by the exons ATGGCCAAAATCTACAAGGACACGCGCGTCGATCTTCGACCGTACGCGCCGTCCACCGCCGTTCACATCCAGATCCCGACTGAGAGCGCACCCCGTCGCCCGCGGTTCTCGatctcatccaccaccgaCCACGAACCTCCCGTCGCcaaggatgaagacgaaTTCGCTCGCCGATACCTCGCGACCCAAGGTGATGTCTACTTTCGCAAGCGCAAGGTCTACCCGAGGACGTTCCTATGGCGGGTCATCAATGACAACAGGGTGTTGGAGATCCAGTGCGCGGACCTGACCAAGTCTGCGACGGAACACAGCGAGTACAACGTCACCCTGCGGATGGACTTCCAGGAGCCGATCATTCCATCGGGAGTCGCGTTCGCAGACCTGGAAGACCATGAGATTCTCCATGTTTTCGTGATCACGGCTTCCAAGCAGCTGCACACCTTGTCGCTCCGCCCCGAATTTTTCCGTCGCACGGCTGCAATTGATGAGAATGTGACGGAGTGGTGCAAGTCCTGTGTTCCGGCgcccttggccttctcgtaTCCTCATCGGCTCCACGCTAGCAGCCCGTTGGAACTGTTCATTTCACTTGAGAATGGTGCGCTGCTTCGCCTCACCAGGAGAGCTGGCGATGACG GTTCTCATTGGTCTCCTCTCACCTTCGACGAGAGGACCTGGGGAGCATCGATCCGTGGCCTCGTCAGGTGGAACTCACAGGCCTCGATCAAACACAACGGACGCAGCCTTGACCCGAACGTCGCAAACGCTATTGCTACGACATCAGACGAAACCTATGTCTTCGCCGTTTGCCTGAACCATACCCTGAAGATATGGAATCTCGCAACGAACAAACTGGCCGCAACGaaggatctcctcggccgcccAATTCAGGACCCGGAAACGGTCCTGTACACCTTGAGTCCCGCTGACTCGTCATTCATCCGTGTGTTCAATGCAGAGAGAGCAATGGATGGGAACGATCGCTTTTACATAGTCACATATTCACCATTCGAGGACGGACGCTTCAAGTTCTGGGCAGCCAAGGGGGGCTTGACATCTGACCTGGTCATTGAAGAGCTGTTTGCCGACGCTGTTTTCCGGCCCGTTGATCCAGATGATACAGGGAATATGTTCTGGAGCGTGGCCGATTTCCAGGTCAAGCccatggaggaagggaaaggCATGGAGCTATGGGTTCTTTGGAGAAACCACGGCCTATACCAATTGTACACTCTCCACTTCGATCTTCAGACCTTGGTGGCAGACTGGTCTACGAATTGGGTGTCAACAACCTTTGAGACCCATCGACAAGAATCCCTGCCTGCACCTGCCCTCGATGATGTCAGCGATCCCACCGAAAAGTGGCTGGACTACATTCTCAAACCGAACAGATACTCGCCTGAAGTGCTTGAAACCGCTCTGGCCGTCTACCAAGAGGCTCTCAAACCcttgtcatcatcctcgtcgggAGTTCTGAAGAAGAGCGGGCCATTGCCAGAACGGCTCTGCTCTACGGTGGCAGCTACAGTCTCTCTGCGTAAATATGCGGAAGATGAAATGGATTACACCAGATACCGAGTCGATACTGATGCCAAGTGGCGCCAGTTTTGGCAGGTCGCCGACGATCTCAACAAGCGAAGATTTGAGCCGGTTTCCCTCGCTTATGACTTCTACTTCGAGATGCCATGGGTGCTCCTTTCAGATGCCTGTGCGGTTATTCGAGAATGCAGCACTGCCGAATTGCTTCTTCACAATGAAGGAGCGGATATACGCGAGGAAGCACCAAAGGTCATGGACCGCTGGAGACATCGCAATCTTTCGTCTGAGCTTGGAAACCTCTTTGAAGAAGCCTCATCGTTGATGCGAGTCGCATCGGATTTCCACAAGAAGTTTTCAACCGAGCTTGACGCTGCGTGCCGGGCTGCTCTCGATGCCGAGATTTTCTCAGAaccgtcatcatcaatcacaGACCGTATGGATCTGTTCCGGGAGCGTAGCGAGTTTTCTGACCAGATCTCCAACAAGACCTTTGACAGTTTAGTCAGTGATTTGAACGACTGCCTGGAGGATGCGTACAACTTGCCCGGCGATGTCTTTGACGCCGTCATCGATACGCTTCCGCTCGGTTTCCACGGCAAAGACTCGGAGCTTATCTCGACTTATTTCGGTGCCCGCATGGCTGTCAGTGGTGCCCAGGAAACGATTCTTCAAACTCGTCAAGTTCTTTTCGACTTGCTAATCTTGGTCACCTtcgtggatggagagatggaACAAGGGAAAAATTCTACTTTCGATGCTGCCAGTCTTTTTTCTACACTCATTGGCCTGCTCCGCGAATATGAGATGATGTCTTGGCTGAGCTCGAAAATCCGAAAATGTCCAGATCACATCACAATGGACGCCTCTGCGCCCGTTTTCTCGTTGAAGGACACCAGCACAAAGACCAAAAACCAACGGACAGCAACTATTCTGGAAGATCTTTTTGTCACGGACATCAAGCCACGTCAACTTTTTGGTATCCCTCAAAGCTATGCCTTGACTTTGGGGATCCGCGATGTCCTGTCTTGGGTTACTCGGCAAGGCGAGGTGTCCTACCCCAACGCGTTGGCATACATTCAGTGTGACCTTATCGCGAGAAATGACATTGACCTTGCCTGGGATTTCCTCCGCTTCCAAGCAAGCACTTCCTGGGCGACGTATGTCAAGGGCCGTTTACATGTGGCTGTGTCGGAGTTCGACACTGCCGCCATCTACTTCCGAAAGGCAGCATATCTTTTGT CCTGCGGCAAACCACTTGGTAACCTCCATGAGATGTCGTCAACACTCCTCGATCTTGTTTCCGTGGATTGTTTCCACAACGGAATTCCGAAATACTACCAGCACATCCTGTCAATATTTGAGCAAGTGCGTTCTTTTTCCCATGTTGCAGATTTTGCCAGTCTGGCCCTGCAAGCGCTCGACTCCGAATCGTGGTCAGAACAAGACCCGGAATACACAAGCATGCGAACAGACCTGCTCTCGCGCCTATTCCACGCATCTTTGAAGACTTGTCAATTTGATCAAGCCTATTCCGCCCTGGCCCGATACCAAGACCTTGCACTGCAGAAGTCTGCGCTCGGCTCGCTCATTAGCAATATCTTGGCTCTCTCCGGTCCCGGTTCTGTCGGGATTAAGCAAATCCTCCGCTTCCCTACCTCGCTCGTGCCAAACATCGCCTCTCACGTCGACGAGATTCTCGTCTCCCTCACTCGCAAACAGACCTCCTTCGTGTCCTGGCTGGATACCGACAATAACTGGGCCGATAGTGCGCCGGACTACCACCGCATCCTGCAAGCATATCGCATCGCTCGCAGCGACTACCGTGGTGCCGCCGAAATCGCCTACCGCAACGTCCAGCGTCTCCGTCAAACCCGCGACACTccatcctcggccgtcgCTCGTAAGGGCAGAAAAGAAATCGACGAGTCCGCCCGCCCGCTTGTCGAAGAGGACGACGCTGAAAGCAAAGAGATCCGTCACGAGCTTCTTTCGCTGATCAATCTCTTGGCCAGCGTCGACAAGAGCGAAGCCtacatcctcgtcgagacCGGTGCCTCTGCTACCTCCTTGCCAGCTACGTCCTCCAGTGTAGCCACATCCCCCGAACGTCATCGGAGCACGCAAGCAGACGATGATGGGAACGTCTTCATGGACGATGTTGACATGCGCtccccatcgccatcggcgACTAGACGCCGATCCTCGAGCGCTGCATCCTTCCCCAACGGCGGCCGCAGAGACAGCAGATCCTCAGCAggtggcggcagcagcagcagagcaggaGTACGTGGCGGCGTGACTTTCAAGATTCCTGCTTCGAATGAACCTCCCCAGCGGCGTGTCATCGTCACCCTCGAACACCTACGTCGCGAGTACCAGTCCGAACTGGACCGTGTGAGTCGCATTGAACGCGGTGATTGGGAGTTTGGGcttctcggcgatgacgTTGAGGTCGATCATGATGAAACGATGGTTCTTTCGTAG
- a CDS encoding uncharacterized protein (ID:PFLUO_005303-T1.cds;~source:funannotate), with protein sequence MPPFRNLLNRKSQPGETEVNDNHLSPDPQSQQRLAPVDSRRSHDREPTEYKLGVINDSGVYLPPSPPERPSFWRRYPSARSPNNHRDLVDENEPFSISRESFDSYRRSFDISARSPVTHPDASRTSLDSRVSRVTSPSMQSNNVRKTAPKQEDDFEDVGLNDDAKPKKKGIFARFGDSSGETQQSGGAKPTSTFGFHIPGRKRGQSGGGSELDPMNTPAPTSNPVSGE encoded by the exons ATGCCACCCTTTCGCAACTTACTCAATCGGAAATCCCAACCCGGGGAGACCGAGGTCAACGACAACCACCTCTCACCAGATCCCCAATCCCAACAACGCCTCGCTCCCGTGGACTCTCGCCGAAGCCACGACCGTGAGCCCACGGAGTATAAACTGGGTG TCATCAACGACAGTGGCGTCTACCTTCCG CCGTCTCCCCCGGAACGACCAAGTTTCTGGCGCAGATACCCTTCTGCACGATCGCCCAATAATCATcgcgatctcgtcgacgagaaTGAGCCcttttccatctcccgcGAGTCCTTCGACTCCTACCGCCGATCATTT GATATCTCCGCCCGTTCCCCCGTAACACATCCTGACGCCTCTCGCACCTCATTGGATTCCCGAGTTTCCCGAGTCACGTCGCCCTCGATGCAGTCAAACAACGTTCGCAAGACCGCCCCCAAGCAAGAGGATGACTTCGAGGATGTCGGGCTCAACGACGACGCCAAgcccaaaaagaaaggaatcTTTGCCCGCTTTGGCGACTCCTCGGGCGAAACACAACAATCGGGAGGCGCCAAGCCCACCTCCACATTTGGCTTCCACATTCCAGGCAGGAAACGCGGTCAGAGTGGTGGTGGATCTGAACTCGACCCCATGAACACCCCGGCACCTACTTCCAACCCTGTAAGTGGGGAATAG
- a CDS encoding uncharacterized protein (ID:PFLUO_005306-T1.cds;~source:funannotate) → MTAEEPQPEYDENGGTGPGAPMPLSALEGLAGLTARDIKLFVDEGFRTVEAVAYTPKRVLEQIKGISEQKATKVLVEAAKLVPMGFTTATEMHARRSELISITTGSKQLDTLLGGGIETGSITELFGEFRTGKSQICHTLAVTCQLPFDMGGGEGKCLYIDTEGTFRPVRLLAVAQRFGLVGEEVLDNVAYARAYNSDHQLQLLNQASQMMCETRFSLLVVDSATSLYRTDFNGRGELNSRQTHLAKFLRTLQRLADEFGIAVVITNQVVAQVDGGPSAMYNPDPKKPIGGNIIAHASTTRLSLKKGRGETRVCKIYDSPCLPESDCLFAINEDGIGDPSPKDLEKD, encoded by the exons atgaCCGCTGAGGAACCACAACCTGAATACGATGAGAATGGCGGTACGGGCCCTGGTGCGCCCATGCCCCTCTCTGCGCTGGAG GGACTTGCGGGGTTGACCGCACGGGATATCAAGCTGTTTGTGGATGAGGGATTTCGGACGGTCGAGGCGGTTGCGTACAC ACCAAAACGCGTATTGGAGCAGATCAAGGGGATATCAGAGCAAAAGGCAACCAAGGTCTTGGTGGAGG CGGCGAAACTGGTGCCCATGGGCTTCACGACGGCCACGGAAATGCACGCCCGACGAAGCGagctcatctccatcacGACGGGTTCCAAGCAACTGGACACGCTCCTTGGAGGAGGTATCGAGACGGGCTCAATCACAGAGCTCTTCGGTGAATTCCGAACCGGCAAGAGTCAGATCTGTCATACGCTCGCGGTGACGTGCCAGTTGCCCTTTGACATGGGTGGCGGTGAGGGCAAGTGCCTCTACATCGACACCGAAGGAACCTTCCGACCGGTGCGGCTGCTCGCCGTCGCGCAGCGGTTCGGACTCGTTGGCGAGGAGGTTTTGGACAATGTGGCCTATGCGCGGGCGTACAACTCCGACCACCAGCTGCAACTGCTGAACCAAGCGTCCCAGATGATGTGCGAGACGCGGTTCTCGCTCCTGGTCGTCGACTCGGCGACCTCGCTGTACCGCACCGACTTCAATGGCCGTGGCGAGCTCAACTCGCGGCAGACCCACCTGGCCAAGTTCCTACGCACGCTGCAGCGCCTCGCGGACGAATTCGGCATTGCCGTCGTGATCACGAACCAGGTCGTCGCCCAGGTCGATGGTGGGCCGAGTGCCATGTACAATCCGGACCCGAAGAAGCCCATTGGCGGCAATATCATTGCTCACGCCAGCACCACCCGACTCAGCCTGAAAAAGGGCCGCGGTGAGACTCGCGTCTGCAAGATCTATGATAGCCCATGTCTTCCCGAGAGTGACTGTTTGTTTGCCATCAACGAGGACGGCATTGGGGACCCCAGCCCCAAGGACTTGGAGAAAGATTAG
- a CDS encoding uncharacterized protein (ID:PFLUO_005304-T1.cds;~source:funannotate): MTFWVSWALWQKLSFVLGTLIIITLFAGFCVLAYNRRNLRRHAAAEARAKENALLLPMLHEDEIPFGARALESGMQTEGIWISNPNTPLPSPYMPGTPVGSLPASSALKPSNIRPVGPALETLINSPMVSPLSEPSISTSRISSELELPPNYTSQPQLRGGVHTPGGIYGNQPFMDNAPQPQHGVLRGHEKRSSFHARIFGQSRTPIVPSTRETILDIPKEPALSPATIDASVHLPTQPNRASRMKRLRRRSSEEFRRKMSQIFNDNIHMNAPGPLPINDPMMPQDNRRSMRKSILGPFRS, from the exons ATGACTTTCTGGGTGAGCTGGGCACTGTGGCAGAAGCTGAGCTTT GTGTTGGGAACCCTGATT ATTATCACGCTCTTCGCTGGATTTTGTGTCCTGGCCTACAACCGACGGAATCTACGCCGACACGCTGCAGCTGAGGCCCGCGCCAAGGAGAACGCACTGCTGCTTCCCATGCTTCACGAAGATGAAATCCCGTTCGGGGCTAGAGCACTGGAGAGTGGCATGCAAACCGAGGGGATCTGGATTTCGAACCCCAACACCCCTCTCCCGAGCCCATACATGCCAGGAACGCCCGTTGGAAGCTTGCCAGCGAGTTCGGCATTGAAGCCATCCAACATCCGACCCGTGGGTCCAGCGCTTGAGACACTAATCAACAGTCCGATGGTTTCCCCATTGTCCGAGCCGTCCATCTCGACGAGCCGCATCAGTTCTGAGCTGGAACTCCCGCCTAATTACACGAGCCAGCCTCAACTGCGAGGCGGGGTCCATACCCCCGGCGGCATCTACGGCAACCAGCCATTCATGGACAATGCCCCTCAGCCGCAACACGGCGTCTTGAGAGGCCACGAAAAGCGTTCCAGCTTCCACGCACGCATATTCGGACAAAGCCGGACTCCCATCGTCCCAAGCACCAGGGAGACTATTCTCGATATCCCGAAGGAGCCTGCCCTGAGCCCAGCTACGATTGACGCCAGTGTACACCTTCCCACTCAGCCCAACCGAGCTTCCCGGATGAAGC GCCTTCGTCGACGATCATCCGAGGAGTTCAGGCGCAAAATGAGCCAGATCTTCAACGACAACATCCATATGAATGCGCCGGGACCGCTGCCAATCAACGACCCGATGATGCCACAAGACAACAGACGGAGCATGCGAAAGTCGATACTGGGACCATTTCGGTCGTAA